One genomic segment of Methylosinus sp. C49 includes these proteins:
- a CDS encoding condensation domain-containing protein — protein sequence MLADIAPERPLAAAQTLPLVAAQPGIWMAEQLAAAANAYVVAQYVELNGRVDVACFSAAVRLGLAEADLVHAHFVETEEGPAQLVPNNVQAVDLPEPDFIDLTGEADPVAPRSG from the coding sequence GTGCTCGCAGACATCGCTCCAGAGCGGCCGCTCGCGGCTGCACAGACGCTTCCGCTCGTCGCGGCGCAGCCCGGCATATGGATGGCGGAGCAGCTCGCCGCCGCCGCCAACGCTTATGTCGTCGCGCAATATGTCGAGCTGAACGGCAGGGTGGACGTCGCCTGCTTCAGCGCCGCGGTCCGTCTAGGGCTCGCGGAGGCCGATCTCGTCCATGCGCACTTCGTGGAGACGGAGGAGGGGCCTGCGCAGCTCGTGCCGAACAATGTGCAAGCGGTCGATCTGCCGGAGCCGGACTTCATCGATCTGACAGGCGAAGCCGATCCGGTCGCGCCGCGCAGCGGCTGA
- a CDS encoding MbtH family protein, with the protein MDDAQINPFDDERLSFVVLVNSRAQYSLWPDFSADPKGWRRVFGPGTRLQCMQYVDDHWIDMRPCAEAG; encoded by the coding sequence ATGGATGACGCGCAGATCAATCCCTTCGACGACGAGCGTCTGAGCTTCGTCGTTCTCGTCAACTCCCGGGCGCAATACAGCCTGTGGCCCGATTTCTCCGCCGATCCGAAAGGATGGCGCCGTGTCTTCGGTCCGGGGACGCGCCTGCAATGCATGCAATATGTCGACGATCATTGGATCGACATGCGCCCATGCGCAGAGGCCGGCTGA
- a CDS encoding PepSY-associated TM helix domain-containing protein has protein sequence MRGEILRLYKSVHTWTGIVTGMLLFVCFYAGALTVFAEPLSHWASPPTGGSIATEDADRLIEKTLAARPEAAKDFTLRLATANEPARLTWRKSRNDDVVWSATLGADGELRTERSNAFGVGAFVDSIHRTAGLPLDRETGTTVMGVVSAVYALALVSGLMLVLPSIAKDFLALRLTANLKRMWLDAHNLVGVASFPFHLVIALTAVVFGLHEPIYDALDHVVYDGRLPTIMRSTGPFGGAKRDEQKAPMKKVAELAAAVESVSPQFSPISLHYRDADTRGALVRVVGEDPRFLSRGGGFAVVRGATGEVVNVDYLPEKQSGWTAAVSPFFALHFGSYGGEPVRWAYFFLGLAGAFLFYSGNLLWIESRRRTVRRHGEQVMQTTASRLMAAASIGVCSGCVCALSFAIASTKWLYGHVEDVEAWRHGIYHAVFFGVLAFAFLRGAARAGIELAYVAAVGALSLPLTSAVALAEPSLGPWAAADPISVGVDIVALCAALCFVAMARVTARRVELGPSDSVWSTRGQEPAPGSAIPVSSSGCAVAVGAGEGDDIHG, from the coding sequence ATGCGCGGCGAGATCTTGCGGCTCTACAAGAGCGTTCACACATGGACCGGCATTGTGACCGGCATGCTGCTCTTCGTCTGCTTCTACGCCGGCGCGCTCACCGTCTTCGCGGAGCCGCTCTCCCATTGGGCTTCGCCTCCCACCGGCGGCTCCATTGCGACCGAGGACGCCGATCGTCTCATCGAGAAGACATTGGCGGCGCGGCCCGAGGCGGCCAAAGACTTCACGCTCCGGCTCGCGACAGCGAACGAGCCGGCCCGCTTGACTTGGCGCAAGAGCCGCAACGACGATGTCGTCTGGTCGGCGACGCTCGGCGCGGACGGCGAATTGCGCACTGAGCGCTCGAACGCTTTCGGCGTCGGCGCCTTTGTGGATTCGATCCATCGAACCGCCGGCCTCCCTCTCGACCGCGAGACGGGAACGACCGTGATGGGCGTCGTGAGCGCCGTCTATGCCTTAGCGCTCGTCTCCGGCCTCATGCTGGTTCTGCCCTCCATCGCCAAGGATTTTCTGGCGCTACGACTCACCGCGAATCTTAAGCGAATGTGGCTCGATGCGCATAATCTCGTCGGCGTCGCGAGCTTCCCCTTCCATCTCGTCATCGCGCTGACAGCGGTGGTGTTCGGCCTGCACGAGCCGATCTATGACGCTTTGGATCATGTCGTCTACGATGGCAGGCTGCCGACGATCATGCGCTCGACCGGCCCTTTCGGAGGCGCAAAGCGCGACGAGCAGAAGGCGCCGATGAAGAAGGTCGCGGAATTGGCCGCGGCCGTCGAATCCGTCTCGCCGCAGTTCTCGCCGATCAGCCTGCATTATCGCGACGCGGATACGCGCGGCGCGCTGGTGCGCGTCGTCGGAGAGGATCCGCGCTTTCTGTCGCGTGGCGGCGGCTTCGCCGTCGTGCGTGGCGCGACCGGAGAAGTCGTCAATGTGGATTATCTCCCGGAGAAGCAGAGCGGCTGGACGGCCGCCGTATCGCCATTCTTCGCGCTGCACTTCGGCAGCTATGGTGGCGAGCCCGTGCGCTGGGCCTATTTCTTCCTCGGCCTCGCCGGCGCCTTCCTGTTCTATTCCGGCAATCTTTTATGGATCGAATCGCGTCGGCGGACCGTGCGTCGCCATGGGGAGCAGGTCATGCAAACGACGGCCTCGCGCCTCATGGCGGCGGCGTCGATCGGCGTGTGCTCAGGATGCGTCTGCGCGCTCTCTTTCGCCATTGCCTCCACCAAATGGCTCTATGGCCATGTCGAGGACGTCGAGGCGTGGCGACATGGAATCTATCACGCCGTGTTCTTCGGCGTTCTCGCCTTCGCGTTTCTGCGCGGCGCGGCGCGCGCTGGAATCGAGCTGGCCTATGTCGCGGCGGTCGGCGCTCTCTCGCTTCCCCTCACCAGCGCGGTCGCTCTGGCGGAGCCAAGCCTCGGGCCTTGGGCGGCGGCCGATCCGATCAGTGTCGGCGTCGATATCGTCGCTTTGTGCGCGGCGCTCTGCTTTGTGGCTATGGCGCGCGTAACGGCGCGCCGCGTGGAGCTGGGGCCGTCGGACAGCGTCTGGTCGACGCGAGGGCAGGAGCCGGCCCCAGGCTCCGCAATTCCAGTTTCTTCGAGCGGATGCGCTGTTGCGGTCGGCGCTGGTGAAGGAGACGACATCCATGGATGA
- a CDS encoding TonB-dependent siderophore receptor, producing the protein MDGGRLLSAAALLLLGVDGPAHAEPGVTSLPAVAVDAPKEKPRPVVRQNAAAAHVGRARARAATTPAQRRAPSPPVGATPSAAPVLFPAPSQAELGNLPKEYAGGQAARGARLGMLGNRDFLDTPFNVTSYTSKLIENQQARTLSDVLENDPSVRFTVSSGQVRENFRIRGFSVLVSETALNGLYGVAPDGRVPTEFLERVEVLKGPAALLSGMAPYGAVGGSINLVTKQAGDTPVTSVTADYTSNSQFGTHIDVGRRFGQDNAFGVRFNGAYRGGDTTLDYQSRERGLEALALDYRGEKLRIALDAYFNQEIARGGVPMMASFTGTGVAAAPDSSNNIFRGLSGRMNNSGAMGRVEYDLADNVTLFASAGAIDARFNGLTNSTVATNVNVLGRYSGTAINLRGYTDTISFQGGLRADFRTFDIGHRLSLSAANLESKTGSTFQRSSTFVSSIYFPVTPLMARDPGEAPKSTDTTLSSIALADTLSAFDDRAQLILGLRAQRVQTKSYNTTTGAETNYYDDSAVTPAFGLIIKPLPIPMSLYANYIEGLTQGDRVTDTAAANYNQMFPPYKSRQIETGVKWDAGTVANTLSFYEIEKPSLIKSGNVYNSDGRQRNQGIEWSVFGEVVEGVRILGGASYTIGVLTKTANGQLDGKTAYGTPKWQVNLGGEWDTPFVPGLTLEGRVVYTSAQFVNSANTQKIPEWARLDAGLRYSTQLLDKKVTFRANANNLLDHNYWAGSYFADGIVTLSSPRTVLLSATVDF; encoded by the coding sequence ATGGATGGGGGCAGGCTGCTTAGCGCGGCGGCGCTTTTGCTTCTCGGCGTCGATGGCCCCGCGCATGCGGAGCCGGGCGTCACGTCATTGCCCGCTGTCGCAGTCGATGCGCCCAAAGAGAAGCCGCGGCCGGTCGTTCGGCAGAACGCAGCCGCCGCGCATGTCGGGCGAGCGCGAGCTCGTGCTGCGACAACGCCGGCGCAGAGGCGCGCGCCTTCGCCGCCCGTCGGCGCGACGCCATCTGCGGCGCCCGTGCTGTTTCCGGCTCCATCGCAAGCCGAGCTCGGCAATCTTCCGAAGGAATATGCGGGAGGCCAGGCCGCGCGCGGCGCGCGTCTCGGAATGCTCGGCAATCGCGATTTTCTCGACACGCCTTTCAATGTGACGAGCTACACGTCGAAGCTCATCGAGAACCAGCAGGCGCGCACGCTCTCCGACGTGCTCGAGAATGATCCTTCCGTGCGCTTCACCGTGTCTTCCGGTCAGGTCCGCGAGAATTTCCGCATTCGCGGCTTTTCCGTTCTCGTCAGCGAGACGGCGCTCAACGGACTCTATGGCGTCGCGCCGGATGGCCGCGTGCCGACGGAGTTTCTGGAGCGCGTCGAGGTGCTGAAGGGGCCGGCCGCGCTGTTGAGCGGCATGGCTCCCTATGGCGCCGTCGGCGGATCGATCAATCTCGTCACCAAGCAGGCCGGCGACACGCCCGTGACGAGCGTCACCGCCGATTATACGTCGAATTCGCAATTCGGAACGCATATCGATGTCGGTAGGCGCTTCGGCCAGGACAACGCCTTCGGCGTTCGCTTCAATGGCGCCTATCGTGGCGGCGACACGACGCTCGACTATCAATCGCGCGAACGCGGGCTCGAGGCGCTCGCGCTCGACTATCGGGGCGAGAAGCTGCGCATCGCGCTCGACGCCTATTTCAACCAGGAGATCGCGCGCGGCGGCGTCCCGATGATGGCGAGCTTCACCGGAACCGGCGTCGCCGCCGCGCCGGATTCCAGCAATAATATCTTCCGCGGACTCTCTGGCCGAATGAACAATTCCGGCGCCATGGGGCGCGTGGAATATGATCTCGCCGACAATGTCACCCTGTTCGCGAGCGCCGGCGCGATCGACGCGCGCTTCAACGGGCTGACGAATTCGACCGTCGCGACCAATGTCAATGTCCTCGGCCGCTACAGCGGAACCGCCATTAATCTGCGCGGCTATACCGACACGATTTCGTTTCAAGGCGGACTGCGCGCCGATTTCAGAACTTTCGACATCGGCCACCGATTGTCTTTGAGCGCGGCCAATCTCGAATCGAAGACCGGCTCGACCTTTCAGCGCAGCTCGACCTTTGTGTCGAGCATTTATTTTCCCGTCACGCCGCTCATGGCGCGCGATCCGGGAGAAGCGCCGAAGTCGACAGATACGACGCTGTCGAGCATCGCCCTCGCCGATACGCTCTCGGCTTTCGACGATCGCGCGCAGCTCATTCTCGGCCTGCGCGCGCAGCGTGTTCAGACGAAGAGCTATAATACGACGACCGGCGCCGAGACGAATTATTACGACGACAGCGCGGTGACTCCCGCTTTCGGCCTCATCATCAAGCCTCTGCCGATACCCATGTCGCTCTACGCCAATTACATCGAGGGCCTGACCCAGGGCGACCGCGTCACCGACACGGCGGCTGCGAATTATAATCAGATGTTTCCGCCCTATAAATCGCGGCAGATCGAGACGGGCGTCAAATGGGACGCCGGAACGGTCGCCAACACGCTGAGCTTCTACGAGATCGAGAAGCCGAGCCTCATCAAGAGCGGAAACGTCTACAATTCCGACGGGCGCCAGCGAAACCAGGGCATAGAGTGGAGTGTGTTCGGCGAGGTCGTCGAAGGCGTGCGCATTCTCGGCGGCGCTTCCTATACGATCGGCGTGCTCACCAAGACGGCGAATGGCCAGCTCGACGGCAAGACGGCATATGGCACGCCGAAATGGCAGGTCAATCTCGGCGGCGAATGGGATACGCCTTTCGTTCCGGGGCTGACGCTCGAAGGGCGCGTCGTCTACACGAGCGCGCAATTCGTCAACTCCGCCAACACGCAGAAAATTCCCGAATGGGCGCGTCTCGACGCGGGCCTGCGCTATTCGACACAGCTGCTCGACAAGAAGGTCACCTTCCGCGCCAATGCGAATAATCTGCTCGATCACAATTATTGGGCCGGGTCCTATTTCGCGGATGGCATCGTCACATTGAGCTCGCCGCGAACGGTTCTCCTGTCCGCGACTGTCGATTTCTGA
- a CDS encoding efflux transporter outer membrane subunit: MKRFSMFFCLCGALLSLQGCLMVGPDYLRPDVATPVAFKEAPKGWKIAEPADGADRGYWWRVFKDPMLDKLVPLVAIDNQNLKSYEAAYRQALAVVREDQSSLFPSLSASGSSTRARSSGSIATTQTAEATVSWEIDLWGKTRRQIESAEASAGASAAQLADLTLSAQATLVTDYFSLRYQDSLARLLNDTARAYERSLKITQNQYAAGVAALSDVITAQTQLETTRASAIGAEVSRAQYEHAIALLIGKPPSDLSIPRGELPRAVPTSPAALPSSLLERRPDIAEAERKMQQQNALIGVAIAAYFPTIDLAAVAGYSGVPPLISASNAAWSLAASGSLLLIDGGAREATVDAARAAYEQSVANYRQTVLAAFQAVEDQLSDLRLLARQASAQSEAVRVSQHAVEITLNQYKAGASAYTAVVTAQATALSNEETALQIRQRRLTASANLMMALGGGWRPAPSER, translated from the coding sequence ATGAAGCGCTTTTCGATGTTCTTCTGCCTCTGCGGCGCGCTGCTGTCGCTTCAGGGTTGTCTGATGGTCGGCCCGGATTATCTGCGACCCGACGTGGCCACGCCCGTCGCGTTCAAAGAGGCGCCGAAAGGCTGGAAGATCGCCGAGCCGGCCGACGGCGCCGATCGCGGATACTGGTGGCGCGTGTTCAAGGATCCGATGCTCGACAAGCTCGTTCCGCTGGTCGCGATCGACAACCAAAATTTGAAATCCTATGAGGCAGCCTATCGGCAAGCGCTCGCCGTCGTGCGTGAGGATCAGTCGAGCCTGTTCCCGAGCCTGTCGGCCAGCGGCTCTTCGACGCGTGCGCGCAGCTCCGGATCGATAGCCACGACGCAGACGGCGGAAGCCACGGTGAGCTGGGAGATCGACCTATGGGGAAAGACCCGCCGTCAGATCGAGAGCGCTGAAGCCAGCGCGGGAGCTAGCGCTGCGCAGCTCGCCGATTTGACGCTCTCTGCGCAAGCGACGCTCGTCACCGACTATTTCTCACTGCGCTATCAGGACTCGCTGGCGCGTCTGCTGAACGACACGGCGCGCGCCTACGAACGCAGCCTGAAGATTACGCAGAACCAATATGCCGCGGGCGTCGCCGCCCTGTCGGATGTGATTACTGCTCAGACGCAACTCGAGACGACGCGCGCCTCGGCCATCGGCGCGGAGGTCTCACGCGCGCAATACGAACATGCGATCGCGCTGCTGATCGGCAAGCCTCCGTCCGATCTGTCGATTCCGCGCGGCGAGTTGCCCCGCGCTGTTCCGACGTCTCCCGCCGCGCTTCCGTCCTCACTGCTCGAGCGTCGGCCGGACATCGCTGAGGCGGAGCGCAAGATGCAACAGCAGAATGCGCTGATCGGCGTCGCGATTGCGGCCTATTTTCCGACCATCGACCTCGCAGCCGTCGCCGGCTATTCGGGCGTGCCGCCGCTGATCTCGGCCAGCAACGCCGCTTGGTCGCTGGCGGCAAGCGGCAGTCTGCTGCTGATCGACGGAGGCGCGCGCGAAGCGACCGTCGACGCTGCTCGAGCGGCATATGAACAGAGCGTCGCCAATTATCGCCAAACCGTGCTCGCCGCCTTCCAGGCGGTGGAGGATCAACTCTCCGATCTTCGCCTCCTCGCCCGACAAGCCTCAGCGCAGTCGGAAGCGGTTCGAGTCTCGCAGCACGCCGTCGAGATCACGCTCAATCAATACAAGGCGGGAGCCTCGGCCTATACGGCAGTGGTCACGGCGCAAGCAACTGCGCTTTCCAATGAAGAGACTGCGCTGCAAATTCGGCAGCGCCGGCTCACTGCGAGCGCGAATCTGATGATGGCCCTAGGAGGCGGCTGGAGACCCGCGCCCTCGGAGCGTTGA